One part of the Neodiprion virginianus isolate iyNeoVirg1 chromosome 3, iyNeoVirg1.1, whole genome shotgun sequence genome encodes these proteins:
- the LOC124299458 gene encoding late histone H1-like produces MGDKSASSPAVAANPAANSPAVQAVPAKRAAASPKSKKPRAKPAHPRTSEMVNAAIASLKERGGSSLQAIKKYVAVTYKIDAEKQAPFIKKYLKTAVTTGVLLQTKGKGASGSFKIANAKTDAPKAKPKVQRAAAKPAAPKKAAVAKSPKKLTAAKKLVAAKKPAAATEKRKVVKSPAAKPPKVKTPSKAKKAVKAPTRKPKAPKPKKAAPAPKAAKPAAKKAAAAPKKK; encoded by the coding sequence ATGGGAGACAAATCAGCATCGTCGCCGGCAGTCGCAGCTAACCCTGCAGCTAACAGCCCAGCCGTTCAAGCCGTTCCTGCCAAAAGAGCAGCGGCTTCACCCAAGTCAAAGAAGCCCCGTGCAAAACCGGCGCACCCACGTACTTCCGAGATGGTGAACGCGGCTATCGCTAGCTTGAAGGAGCGCGGCGGATCGTCTCTCCAGGCAATCAAGAAGTACGTTGCTGTCACGTACAAAATCGACGCGGAGAAACAGGCTCCTTTCATCAAGAAGTACTTGAAGACTGCTGTTACTACGGGAGTATTGCTGCAGACTAAGGGTAAGGGAGCCTCGGGCTCTTTCAAGATCGCGAACGCGAAGACCGACGCTCCGAAAGCAAAGCCGAAGGTACAGCGCGCCGCTGCAAAGCCAGCTGCACCAAAAAAGGCAGCTGTTGCCAAAAGCCCAAAGAAGTTGACCGCCGCCAAAAAATTGGTAGCCGCAAAGAAGCCTGCAGCCGCTACGGAGAAACGCAAGGTTGTCAAGAGCCCGGCCGCAAAACCACCGAAAGTAAAGACTCCGTCGAAAGCAAAGAAAGCAGTCAAGGCACCTACCCGCAAACCGAAGGCTCCGAAGCCGAAGAAGGCTGCTCCAGCTCCAAAGGCGGCCAAACCGGCAGCCAAGAAGGCGGCTGCAGCACCGAAGAAGAAGTGA
- the LOC124299459 gene encoding histone H3 has translation MARTKQTARKSTGGKAPRKQLATKAARKSAPATGGVKKPHRYRPGTVALREIRRYQKSTELLIRKLPFQRLVREIAQDFKTDLRFQSSAVMALQEASEAYLVGLFEDTNLCAIHAKRVTIMPKDIQLARRIRGERA, from the coding sequence ATGGCTCGTACTAAGCAGACCGCTCGTAAGTCGACTGGAGGCAAGGCGCCGCGCAAACAATTGGCGACCAAGGCAGCTCGTAAGAGTGCCCCGGCCACCGGCGGTGTTAAGAAGCCTCATCGCTATCGTCCAGGAACCGTTGCTCTTCGTGAAATCCGGCGTTATCAAAAGAGCACCGAGCTTCTGATACGCAAGTTGCCCTTCCAACGTTTGGTTCGTGAGATTGCTCAGGATTTCAAAACCGACTTGCGATTCCAAAGCTCTGCCGTTATGGCTCTTCAGGAGGCTAGCGAAGCTTATCTCGTCGGACTATTTGAAGACACCAACTTGTGCGCTATTCATGCTAAGCGCGTAACCATCATGCCCAAAGATATTCAGCTCGCTCGTCGTATTCGCGGTGAACGCGCttga
- the LOC124300999 gene encoding histone H2A-like, whose translation MSGRGKGGKTKGKAKTRSSRAGLQFPVGRIHRLLRKGNYAERVGAGAPVYLAAVMEYLAAEVLELAGNAARDNKKTRIIPRHLQLAIRNDEELNKLLSGVTIAQGGVLPNIQAVLLPKKTGSSSGSGKGDKASQEY comes from the exons ATGTCCGGTCGTGGTAAAGGAG GCAAGACCAAGGGAAAGGCGAAGACTCGCAGCAGCAGGGCTGGGCTTCAATTTCCCGTAGGTCGTATTCACCGGCTCCTGAGGAAAGGAAACTATGCCGAACGTGTCGGAGCCGGTGCTCCGGTTTACCTAGCTGCGGTCATGGAATATTTGGCCGCCGAAGTTCTCGAGTTGGCTGGAAATGCTGCGAGAGACAACAAGAAGACGAG aATAATCCCTCGTCACCTCCAACTAGCCATTCGTAATGATGAAGAATTGAACAAACTGCTTTCTGGAGTGACTATTGCACAGGGTGGTGTTCTGCCCAACATCCAGGCAGTTTTATTGCCTAAAAAGACTGGAAGTAGCAGTGGATCTGGCAAGGGAGACAAGGCCTCTCAAGAATACTAA
- the LOC124300997 gene encoding UBX domain-containing protein 1, which yields MSSSDVSMLVDMGFSQAKAERALQITGNKGVEPAMEWLLAHSDGAEPSPGLIAENPVSIPVSATESPQENIADASNEDESAATAKSIKCDVCGKLFKSNLEVEFHATKSGHDSFSESTEEKKPLTEEEKKEQLRLLEEKMRQKRKEREELEKKEAFEKEKLRIRSGKEMVEAKKKLEDLEMKKLLEQRKREKEEEKLAKQRVREQIEADKAARRARAASDAGRVTLSPVASIAAPTVVSTGPKKNYSETKLQIRLTNGQALTQTFGSKEQLSAVRLYIEMNRTDGSGLFNLMTTFPRKIFTEDDYEKPLDILGLVPTAVVIVQKKTELQ from the exons ATGTCTTCGTCAGACGTTTCGATGCTCGTAGATATGGGTTTCAGCCAGGCAAAAGC CGAGCGAGCCCTACAAATTACCGGAAACAAAGGTGTCGAGCCGGCTATGGAATG gcTCCTTGCTCATTCCGATGGAGCTGAACCTTCCCCTGGGCTTATAGCCGAAAATCCTGTCAGTATACCCGTATCAGCAACTGAATCTCCACAGGAAAATATCGCTGATGCAAGTAACGAAGATGAATCAGCAGCAACTGCCAAATCCATTAAATGCGATGT atgtGGGAAACTGTTCAAATCTAATTTAGAGGTGGAATTTCATGCCACAAAGTCCGGACATGACAGTTTCTCTGAAAGCACGGAAGAGAAGAAGCCACTGAcagaagaggagaaaaaagagcAATTGAGGttattagaagaaaaaatgagacaaaaGAGAAAAGAGCGAGAGGAActggagaaaaaagaagcatTTGAAAAGGAGAAATTGAGGATACGCTCAGGCAAAGAGATGGTCGAAGCCAAGAAAAA gCTTGAAGACTtggaaatgaagaaattattaGAGCAAcggaaaagggaaaaagaagaggagaaaTTAGCAAAGCAGAGAGTAAGAGAGCAAATCGAAGCTGACAAAGCAGCAAGACGTGCTAGAGCCGCCTCTGACGCTGGACGTGTTACACTTTCCCCTGTAGCTTCGATTGCTGCGCCAACCGTCGTATCAACgggtccaaaaaaaaattatagcgAAACAAAATTGCAG ATCAGACTAACGAATGGTCAGGCATTGACACAGACCTTTGGATCCAAGGAACAGCTTTCTGCTGTACGATTGTATATTGAAATGAATAGAACTGATGGTTCGGGGTTGTTTAATTTAATGACTACATTTCctcggaaaattttcacagagGACGATTACGAAAAACCATTGGACATTTTAG GCTTGGTACCGACAGCTGTTGTGATAGTACAGAAGAAAACGGAATTACAGTAG
- the LOC124300998 gene encoding ribonuclease Oy, whose translation MLSNFNFSAILFLLTVSLQVTYCRSRPNSNQATSAGENFDVIVFTQHWPETVCSQWKEKVPSHRCFLPRQEEWTIHGIWPTQFHKIGPLFCNKTQGFNASTLIPIIHQLDEKWINIEDGTPHFSFWKHEWDKHGTCASVLEPLNTELKYFQKGLDLLKEYDMTHVLAKAGIFVGQAYAVEQIISGVEKILGKTIEVECIKNPKTHESYIFEIRICLDKGLKLTDCDNIVDFPSNCDRKKPVNYPSAVPSNYNVILVK comes from the exons ATGTtatccaatttcaatttttcggcAATTCTTTTCTTACTGACTGTATCTCTCCAGGTTACATATTGCCG TTCGCGACCCAACTCTAACCAAGCAACGTCAGCaggagaaaattttgatgttATCGTTTTCACTCAACATTGGCCAGAGACAGTTTGCTCCCAGTGGAAAGAAAAGGTTCCATCTCATCGTTGCTTTTTACCAAGGCAAGAGGAGTGGACAATCCATGGAATTTGGCCTACTCAGTTCCACAAAATTGGCCCACTTTTCTGCAATAAGACACAGGGTTTTAATGCGTCTACTTTAATCCCAATAATACATCAGTTAGATGAGAAATGGATAAACATTGAAGATGGAACACCACACTTTTCATTCTGGAAACATGAGTGGGACAAACATGGTACCTGTGCATCCGTCCTTGAACCTTTGAATacagaattgaaatattttcaaaaaggaTTGGATCTGTTGAAAGAATATGACATGACTCATGTGCTTGCCAAGGCAGGAATATTCGTTGGTCAAGCTTATGCCGTAGAGCAAATCATTAGTGGTGTGGAAAAGATTTTAGGAAAAACTATTGAGGTCGAGTGTATCAAAAATCCG AAAACGCATGAATCTTACATATTCGAAATACGGATTTGCCTGGATAAAGGCTTGAAGCTGACTGATTGTGACAACATCGTTGACTTTCCTTCAAACTGTGATCGGAAGAAGCCAGTGAATTATCCCAGTGCAGTTCCATCCAATTACAATGTTATATTAGTAAAATAG